In the Gymnodinialimonas sp. 202GB13-11 genome, one interval contains:
- a CDS encoding serine/threonine-protein kinase, producing the protein MKPEPTLQGDELPPGATLCAGQYTIEGYLNAGGFGVTYLACDSLGRRVVIKECFPSAMCFRSHQTVCVRSQGNAVEFDAILELFEKEARALAMLQNPYVVGVHQYFRDNGTAYMAMDFVEGRTLLDIIETTPDRLTPELVKSLLSQLLQALDYIHENDILHRDISPDNILVDDDDLPVLIDFGAAREDATRVSRVLSKLQTVKDGYSPQEFYVAGSDQTYASDLYALAATFFHLLTGTAPPSSQVRMAAAARDVADPLPPQPHIDGYDADFITAIWQCLSLFPKDRLPDADTWLSMIDDTRRKERLLEQAEQDETLDMTVSQLVRDFFRDFTPKASEPPKPANDPPKPVVAKPEVRVVQPEPPIDDGGTFPPAEVATAHPNWPRKPKLQPIERMQLRHSRPEVLNRNAPAEAASGRPSWLSLFGKASKTSPRAVDGDDQTEEIA; encoded by the coding sequence ATGAAACCGGAACCAACGCTTCAAGGAGATGAGCTGCCCCCCGGCGCAACCTTGTGTGCCGGTCAGTACACCATTGAAGGTTACCTCAACGCTGGCGGCTTCGGTGTGACCTATTTGGCCTGCGACAGCCTTGGGCGGCGCGTGGTCATCAAGGAGTGTTTTCCTAGCGCGATGTGCTTTCGCTCGCATCAGACGGTCTGCGTTCGCAGCCAGGGAAATGCAGTCGAATTCGATGCGATCCTCGAGTTGTTCGAGAAGGAAGCGCGCGCGCTTGCAATGCTACAAAACCCCTATGTCGTAGGTGTTCACCAGTATTTTCGCGACAACGGTACAGCCTACATGGCCATGGATTTTGTCGAGGGGCGCACACTTCTCGACATTATTGAAACCACGCCTGATCGCCTGACGCCTGAGCTTGTGAAATCTTTGCTGTCGCAGCTTTTGCAAGCGCTCGACTACATCCACGAAAATGACATCCTTCATCGCGACATCTCGCCTGACAACATACTGGTGGATGATGACGACCTTCCCGTATTGATCGATTTCGGCGCGGCACGGGAAGACGCGACGCGGGTCAGCCGCGTGCTATCGAAACTGCAAACGGTCAAAGACGGCTATTCGCCCCAAGAATTCTATGTCGCAGGCAGCGACCAAACCTATGCGAGCGATCTATACGCCCTCGCCGCAACCTTCTTTCATTTGCTCACCGGAACCGCTCCGCCCAGTAGCCAGGTTCGGATGGCTGCCGCAGCGCGTGACGTGGCCGACCCCTTGCCGCCACAGCCACACATCGACGGATATGATGCCGATTTCATCACGGCCATTTGGCAATGCCTCAGCCTGTTCCCAAAGGACCGGCTGCCGGATGCCGATACATGGCTGTCAATGATCGACGATACGCGTCGTAAGGAGCGGCTGCTTGAACAAGCGGAACAGGATGAGACGCTGGACATGACAGTCTCTCAACTCGTCCGCGACTTCTTTCGCGATTTCACGCCGAAGGCTTCTGAACCACCCAAACCAGCAAACGACCCGCCAAAACCAGTCGTGGCAAAACCCGAAGTGCGCGTCGTACAGCCTGAACCGCCGATTGATGATGGGGGCACCTTTCCGCCCGCAGAAGTCGCAACCGCGCATCCCAATTGGCCCCGAAAACCAAAACTGCAACCGATTGAACGGATGCAGCTTCGGCACAGCCGTCCGGAAGTTTTGAACAGGAATGCGCCAGCAGAAGCTGCTTCGGGTCGCCCAAGCTGGCTGTCGCTGTTCGGGAAAGCCTCCAAAACCTCCCCCAGGGCGGTCGATGGGGATGATCAAACAGAGGAAATCGCATGA
- a CDS encoding FHA domain-containing protein: MSIKRLRNVAVRMRPPASVEEPTAGARTSHPVSQPPAKPRRVAISRPRTDQPRQIWDLEADTAKVAPVPARSEIPAPASQDAQPPDRAKTRVIGFLGAGPGSEAASEVSTDGPTYPAGFLVVIDGPGRGAFFPVTTRVSSIGRGDDQDISMNFGDESISRAGHASIMYDAEQNRFFLGHGNKANAVRRNDMPVLATEEIQHGDTIRIGKTTLRFHAFCDSGFTWNESGDD, encoded by the coding sequence ATGAGTATCAAAAGACTACGCAATGTTGCCGTGCGGATGCGTCCACCAGCTTCGGTGGAAGAACCAACCGCAGGCGCACGCACCTCGCATCCGGTCTCACAACCGCCAGCCAAACCCCGGCGCGTAGCGATTAGTCGACCGCGAACGGATCAGCCGCGCCAAATATGGGATCTTGAAGCGGACACAGCCAAAGTTGCGCCGGTGCCAGCACGAAGTGAAATTCCAGCGCCTGCTTCTCAAGATGCCCAACCGCCAGATCGCGCGAAGACGCGAGTCATTGGCTTTCTTGGCGCTGGTCCGGGGTCTGAGGCGGCGTCCGAAGTTTCAACAGATGGCCCGACCTACCCTGCCGGTTTTCTTGTCGTCATCGACGGGCCTGGCCGCGGCGCCTTCTTTCCGGTGACAACGCGGGTTTCATCCATCGGTCGTGGCGACGATCAAGACATCAGCATGAATTTCGGGGATGAGAGCATTTCGCGCGCTGGACATGCTTCCATAATGTACGACGCCGAACAGAACCGCTTCTTCCTTGGGCACGGCAACAAGGCCAACGCGGTCCGGCGCAACGATATGCCTGTGCTTGCCACAGAAGAAATCCAACACGGCGACACGATCCGTATCGGTAAAACCACCCTGCGTTTTCATGCGTTCTGCGATTCCGGCTTCACATGGAATGAGAGCGGCGATGACTGA